A region from the Pristiophorus japonicus isolate sPriJap1 chromosome 14, sPriJap1.hap1, whole genome shotgun sequence genome encodes:
- the pef1 gene encoding peflin isoform X2: MENYQGSSGPAPGAPPGSYFSRQHQAGGQYGPHSGSQYGGPPPGSPYGGPQPSAPYGSSAAGGQYGNQAPGAPYGAPPPGGHFGAPAQGGQYGPSAPGAPYGSASSGHYGGPAPGGPYGGQSYGIPQQGPYGSGAPSAGGVPAGIDPEAYSWFQSVDADHSGYISLKELKQALVNSNWSTFNDDTCYMLLNMFDKSKIGKIDLYGFSALWRFLQQWRTMFQQYDRDRSGSINPQELQQALSQMGYNLSPQFVQFLTARYAQKSARSAIQLDSFIQICTQLQSTTDAFKEKDTNRSGSIRISYEDFLILAVSRML, encoded by the exons AACTACCAGGGGTCATCGGGGCCTGCACCCGGGGCTCCACCGGGCAGCTACTTCTCACGGCAACACCAAGCTGGAGGTCAGTACGGTCCCCATTCTGGGAGCCAGTATGGTGGGCCGCCGCCGGGTAGTCCTTATGGAGGCCCACAACCGAGTGCACCTTATGGATCATCAGCAGCAGGTGGGCAATATGGAAACCAAGCACCAGGTGCACCATATGGAGCTCCACCACCAGGAGGACATTTTGGAGCCCCTGCACAAGGAGGTCAGTATGGACCTTCTGCTCCAGGGGCCCCGTATGGAAGTGCATCTTCAGGACATTAtggagggccagcaccaggagGTCCATATGGAGGACAGTCCTATGGAATTCCACAGCAAGGGCCATATGGATCAGGTGCTCCTTCGGCTG GTGGTGTTCCAGCAGGCATAGATCCCGAAGCCTATTCCTGGTTCCAGTCAGTGGATGCAGATCATAGCGGCTACATCTCACTGAAGGAACTCAAGCAGGCACTTGTCAACAGCAACTGGTCAACGTTTAATGATGACACCTGCTACATGTTACTCA ATATGTTTGATAAAAGCAAAATTGGCAAGATCGATCTGTACGGATTTTCAGCACTGTGGAGATTTCTTCAGCAGTGGCGCACCATGTTCCAGCAGTACGACCGGGATCGATCGGGATCTATAAACCCCCAGGAGCTACAACAAG CTCTCTCTCAGATGGGTTACAACTTAAGCCCACAGTTTGTCCAGTTCCTTACTGCCCGGTATGCACAAAAATCAGCCCGGTCCGCCATTCAGCTGGACAGTTTCATCCAGATCTGTACACAGTTGCAGAGCACAACTGATGCCTTCAAAGAGAAAGACACCAACCGTTCTGGAAGTATCCGCATCAGCTACGAGGACTTCCTCATTCTAGCTGTGTCACGCATGCTATGA
- the pef1 gene encoding peflin isoform X1, translated as MASFPYGSNYQGSSGPAPGAPPGSYFSRQHQAGGQYGPHSGSQYGGPPPGSPYGGPQPSAPYGSSAAGGQYGNQAPGAPYGAPPPGGHFGAPAQGGQYGPSAPGAPYGSASSGHYGGPAPGGPYGGQSYGIPQQGPYGSGAPSAGGVPAGIDPEAYSWFQSVDADHSGYISLKELKQALVNSNWSTFNDDTCYMLLNMFDKSKIGKIDLYGFSALWRFLQQWRTMFQQYDRDRSGSINPQELQQALSQMGYNLSPQFVQFLTARYAQKSARSAIQLDSFIQICTQLQSTTDAFKEKDTNRSGSIRISYEDFLILAVSRML; from the exons AACTACCAGGGGTCATCGGGGCCTGCACCCGGGGCTCCACCGGGCAGCTACTTCTCACGGCAACACCAAGCTGGAGGTCAGTACGGTCCCCATTCTGGGAGCCAGTATGGTGGGCCGCCGCCGGGTAGTCCTTATGGAGGCCCACAACCGAGTGCACCTTATGGATCATCAGCAGCAGGTGGGCAATATGGAAACCAAGCACCAGGTGCACCATATGGAGCTCCACCACCAGGAGGACATTTTGGAGCCCCTGCACAAGGAGGTCAGTATGGACCTTCTGCTCCAGGGGCCCCGTATGGAAGTGCATCTTCAGGACATTAtggagggccagcaccaggagGTCCATATGGAGGACAGTCCTATGGAATTCCACAGCAAGGGCCATATGGATCAGGTGCTCCTTCGGCTG GTGGTGTTCCAGCAGGCATAGATCCCGAAGCCTATTCCTGGTTCCAGTCAGTGGATGCAGATCATAGCGGCTACATCTCACTGAAGGAACTCAAGCAGGCACTTGTCAACAGCAACTGGTCAACGTTTAATGATGACACCTGCTACATGTTACTCA ATATGTTTGATAAAAGCAAAATTGGCAAGATCGATCTGTACGGATTTTCAGCACTGTGGAGATTTCTTCAGCAGTGGCGCACCATGTTCCAGCAGTACGACCGGGATCGATCGGGATCTATAAACCCCCAGGAGCTACAACAAG CTCTCTCTCAGATGGGTTACAACTTAAGCCCACAGTTTGTCCAGTTCCTTACTGCCCGGTATGCACAAAAATCAGCCCGGTCCGCCATTCAGCTGGACAGTTTCATCCAGATCTGTACACAGTTGCAGAGCACAACTGATGCCTTCAAAGAGAAAGACACCAACCGTTCTGGAAGTATCCGCATCAGCTACGAGGACTTCCTCATTCTAGCTGTGTCACGCATGCTATGA